In Solobacterium moorei, a single genomic region encodes these proteins:
- a CDS encoding ABC-three component system protein — translation MTFSEYASGLSPFISFGKSEHEYFTELIGNFVQDAAMDSCKLMKRKPDTKYRYIKGDRTIQPRDAQFLYDHRDKSKFSNWIWERMDESDSYDNVVAWLDSISISNDDPSTACADILESIVLDIINSTPITQATQETDLDLKLIDDIQRKIKSLPRPTNVPVPKVATQYEQKYIEELCLAYGDAEGMDSFSTDELSSFPDYSDDFEDRRIDFYAAETIRRGVLELKGNSLTGQFDVLKDETYNGIKDTARRTHPNGYERLLAVMEQAVIAPVTNYILSASPYWISGRIKKGVCHHLVNDGKLTWTRRRKKQ, via the coding sequence ATGACGTTTTCTGAATATGCTTCAGGCCTTTCGCCGTTCATTTCGTTCGGCAAATCTGAACACGAATATTTCACAGAACTTATCGGCAACTTCGTACAAGATGCCGCTATGGACTCCTGTAAACTCATGAAGCGAAAGCCTGACACAAAATACCGCTACATAAAAGGTGACCGCACGATTCAGCCAAGGGACGCGCAGTTCCTCTACGACCATCGTGACAAAAGCAAATTCTCGAATTGGATATGGGAAAGAATGGATGAGTCCGACTCCTATGACAATGTTGTGGCATGGCTGGATAGCATTAGCATCTCAAACGATGATCCTTCTACCGCCTGTGCTGATATACTTGAGAGCATAGTCCTGGATATCATCAACTCCACTCCTATAACCCAAGCTACACAGGAAACTGATCTTGATTTAAAGCTTATTGATGACATCCAGAGAAAAATAAAATCGCTACCTCGCCCGACAAATGTGCCGGTGCCGAAGGTAGCGACCCAGTATGAGCAAAAATATATTGAAGAACTATGTCTGGCATACGGTGATGCCGAGGGAATGGATTCATTCTCGACAGATGAACTCTCATCGTTTCCTGATTACTCTGACGACTTTGAAGACCGCCGCATTGATTTCTATGCTGCGGAAACAATTCGGCGCGGTGTATTGGAGTTAAAGGGAAACAGCCTGACAGGACAATTTGATGTATTAAAAGATGAAACTTATAACGGTATAAAAGACACTGCAAGGCGAACACACCCCAATGGATATGAACGACTGCTTGCCGTTATGGAACAAGCAGTTATCGCTCCAGTCACAAACTACATACTAAGTGCATCACCCTATTGGATAAGCGGAAGAATCAAAAAAGGTGTGTGTCACCACCTCGTTAATGACGGAAAACTGACATGGACAAGGAGAAGAAAGAAGCAATGA
- a CDS encoding EFR1 family ferrodoxin (N-terminal region resembles flavodoxins. C-terminal ferrodoxin region binds two 4Fe-4S clusters.), translated as MDSLREKDIEKKFVAAVRKADSLAPKFTSPGWDGVPDRIVLLPAGRIAFVELKAPGKVMRPLQVRRKKQLESLGFRVFCVDRPEQIGGVVIMLIYFSATGNTKHVVDEIKHENEQIVSIEEAYKNNLYKYDLQDDRIGILSPTYDWGLPSIVYEFLEKLEIHYTHRPYTFYVGTFGTTTGRCLFDYGWTFKENWIKFRCKI; from the coding sequence ATGGACTCTTTACGGGAAAAAGACATTGAGAAGAAATTTGTGGCGGCGGTCAGGAAGGCCGACAGTCTTGCACCGAAGTTTACAAGTCCGGGATGGGATGGTGTGCCTGACCGCATCGTCCTCCTCCCTGCCGGACGCATCGCTTTTGTGGAACTTAAAGCGCCCGGGAAAGTGATGCGGCCTCTGCAGGTGAGAAGGAAAAAGCAGCTGGAGAGCCTGGGCTTTCGGGTCTTCTGCGTGGACAGGCCGGAGCAGATCGGAGGTGTGGTTATAATGTTAATATATTTTTCTGCGACAGGAAATACAAAACATGTGGTAGACGAAATAAAACATGAAAATGAACAGATAGTTTCGATTGAAGAAGCGTATAAGAACAATTTGTATAAATATGATTTACAGGATGATAGAATTGGTATTCTTAGTCCGACATATGATTGGGGACTACCAAGCATTGTATATGAATTTCTAGAAAAACTAGAAATTCATTATACACATAGACCATATACTTTTTATGTAGGGACTTTTGGAACTACGACTGGGCGCTGCCTCTTCGATTATGGCTGGACTTTTAAAGAGAACTGGATTAAATTTAGATGCAAAATTTGA
- a CDS encoding type II CAAX prenyl endopeptidase Rce1 family protein gives MDKSISNNKKAFLYSIITVVCTFILGGIIFVIAPEKSNPPASILFILLNLIPMIMAFIFTYQSKEVRGLWQFLEKVFCGEDRSIVWLFVLLVPVVYYGISVVLGNVKFTGMALGAVIAYFPWTLFQGGLEEVGWRWYLQEHLQCKNFILKMFVISVVWFVWHLPIYRLPWITAGSTNYLLFYLMILGNTFMLGAIKEFSKGAIPCVLAHMLIDSLAILMLVKSTLVPLIILVAIEVIISLVAVYFLKDKSMK, from the coding sequence ATGGATAAGAGTATTTCTAATAATAAAAAGGCGTTCCTATATTCTATAATCACTGTTGTATGCACATTTATTCTAGGTGGAATTATCTTTGTGATAGCACCAGAGAAATCTAATCCGCCAGCTAGTATTCTCTTTATACTATTAAATCTCATTCCGATGATTATGGCATTTATATTCACGTATCAATCAAAAGAAGTTCGTGGATTATGGCAGTTTTTGGAGAAGGTATTCTGTGGAGAAGATCGTTCTATAGTTTGGTTGTTTGTTTTACTTGTGCCAGTTGTTTATTATGGTATTTCTGTTGTATTAGGGAATGTAAAATTTACAGGTATGGCATTAGGCGCTGTGATAGCTTACTTTCCATGGACATTGTTTCAAGGTGGACTGGAAGAAGTGGGTTGGAGATGGTATCTACAAGAACATCTTCAGTGTAAGAATTTCATTCTTAAAATGTTTGTAATATCTGTCGTTTGGTTTGTATGGCATCTACCAATTTATAGGTTGCCATGGATTACAGCAGGGTCTACAAATTACCTACTGTTTTATCTGATGATACTTGGAAATACATTTATGCTTGGCGCAATCAAGGAATTCTCCAAGGGAGCGATACCATGCGTACTTGCACATATGTTGATTGATAGTCTAGCGATACTCATGTTAGTGAAGAGTACGCTTGTACCACTTATCATTCTCGTGGCGATTGAAGTAATAATATCGCTAGTTGCTGTGTATTTCTTGAAAGATAAAAGCATGAAATAA
- a CDS encoding MarR family transcriptional regulator, whose amino-acid sequence MSQMMVIESFRHSKDGYQTVQDIQNALHVAQPTASGLVKRMEKKGLLKRVDSKDKREKVISLTEEGHAAITNARKGMVSAESILLASLSEKESKQFHSLLNKVWNSLDDLKKNR is encoded by the coding sequence TTGTCACAGATGATGGTCATTGAATCTTTCCGCCATAGTAAAGATGGGTATCAAACAGTACAAGATATTCAGAATGCACTACATGTTGCACAACCTACAGCTAGTGGACTTGTAAAACGAATGGAGAAAAAAGGTCTTTTAAAACGTGTGGATTCAAAAGATAAACGCGAAAAGGTAATTTCTCTTACAGAAGAAGGACATGCGGCAATCACCAATGCTAGAAAAGGAATGGTATCAGCAGAATCTATCTTGCTAGCCAGTTTGAGTGAAAAAGAAAGCAAACAGTTCCATTCTCTATTAAATAAAGTTTGGAATTCATTGGATGATTTAAAAAAGAATAGGTAA
- a CDS encoding transposase-like zinc-binding domain-containing protein encodes MKNNKYHSHSRRKTPWDEEEEVSDVASFVRDEYRSHYFYHHRPLSETGDSKLLNKFIPQSCPYCHGKKYKRNGHTTYGLQKYKCIDCKRNFTITTGTIFQDHKLSISEWIEYLLNLFGYSSINLNSRINKNSETTSKYWLAKIFMLLSDYQKDIILSDCVMIDETYYSVIKSDIITKDKKKLRGLSKNKYCIGIGCDDQCLYCKLEGKAKTSDTKTVQAFKEHIRPYSHLIHDDEKSHHVLVQALHLKSESYKSTYLSELNDKDNPLDKINHYCDLLKKFLNAHSGFNREELQGYLNLFSFMMNPPHNKLEKVEILLKFALNYRKTMTFRGYYMKNPY; translated from the coding sequence ATGAAAAATAATAAATATCATTCTCATTCTAGGAGAAAAACACCTTGGGATGAGGAAGAAGAAGTTAGTGATGTAGCTTCTTTTGTTCGTGATGAATATAGAAGTCATTATTTCTATCATCACCGTCCTTTAAGTGAAACAGGAGATAGTAAACTGCTAAACAAGTTCATTCCTCAATCGTGCCCGTATTGCCATGGTAAGAAGTATAAGAGAAATGGTCATACCACATATGGTCTACAGAAATATAAATGCATTGACTGCAAGAGAAATTTTACGATTACAACAGGCACTATATTTCAAGACCATAAGCTTTCAATATCCGAATGGATTGAATACTTATTAAACCTATTTGGATATAGTTCGATCAATCTGAATTCCAGGATAAATAAGAACTCAGAAACCACTTCTAAATATTGGCTTGCAAAAATCTTCATGTTATTGAGTGATTATCAAAAGGATATCATTTTAAGTGACTGTGTCATGATAGATGAAACATATTATAGTGTCATCAAGAGTGATATCATCACAAAAGATAAGAAGAAACTAAGAGGTCTTTCAAAAAATAAATATTGTATTGGGATTGGGTGTGATGACCAATGTCTGTATTGCAAATTAGAAGGAAAGGCCAAGACATCGGATACCAAAACGGTACAGGCATTTAAGGAACATATCAGACCATATTCACATTTGATTCATGACGATGAAAAATCACATCATGTCCTTGTGCAGGCATTACATCTTAAAAGTGAATCATATAAATCGACATATCTATCTGAACTTAACGATAAAGATAATCCCTTAGATAAGATCAATCATTATTGTGATTTATTAAAGAAGTTTCTAAATGCCCATTCAGGATTCAACAGAGAAGAATTACAGGGATATCTGAATCTCTTCTCCTTTATGATGAATCCACCACATAACAAGCTAGAGAAGGTTGAGATTCTATTAAAGTTTGCGCTAAATTACCGCAAAACAATGACTTTTAGAGGCTACTATATGAAGAATCCCTATTAA
- a CDS encoding Sec-independent protein translocase subunit TatA/TatB yields the protein MKIGTLEIVVIVIVALFVIGPDNLSSYAKKFGEVLKSLRATTADLSKDVQENIVEPLNEAQRPCLHRLTTIIR from the coding sequence ATGAAAATAGGAACACTAGAAATCGTAGTGATTGTAATTGTTGCGTTATTTGTTATCGGACCGGATAATCTATCATCCTATGCCAAGAAGTTTGGTGAAGTATTAAAGAGCTTACGAGCTACGACAGCAGACTTAAGTAAAGATGTTCAAGAGAATATTGTGGAACCTCTAAACGAAGCCCAAAGGCCATGCTTGCACAGGCTCACTACAATCATAAGATGA
- a CDS encoding S41 family peptidase, with protein MLAQAHYNHKMTPIMLLQAVSQYLSNLRDRNLKFTMDPDENYQPFSRGFYVRRCDEGLFVDEVTSETRLQVGDKVLTINGQTPERIASTLPNPLLASDIPEREQWTGYLKLANHMIVEHADGTQEDIVFQKYPLDLPKEPQFEKRENTVILKFSKFEFCEDTEKFLQAHQKDIEQCKRLIIDLRKNIGGSEEGYLPLLGYIVKNDGFLKNIYGNRTIWTNYSETNCQRSIDNLQPYLESEDAAVKEYVQSAITYYEQMKSAGWIKGEQELFADAETCITKVGPEDVVILIDTWCENEAEQFVRIAKEQGRAKLIGIPTMGDIDYLNPVKVRYENYEFTYPISKTDAAKNGSGVNDKGIEPNQYIPFTSSELMEDTFL; from the coding sequence ATGCTTGCACAGGCTCACTACAATCATAAGATGACGCCAATCATGCTGTTACAAGCAGTCTCACAATACTTATCAAATCTACGTGATCGTAATTTGAAATTTACGATGGATCCTGATGAAAACTATCAACCATTCTCAAGAGGTTTCTATGTACGTAGATGTGATGAAGGATTATTTGTTGATGAAGTGACCAGTGAGACCAGACTTCAAGTTGGGGACAAAGTCCTAACCATCAACGGACAGACACCAGAAAGAATTGCAAGTACACTACCAAATCCACTTCTAGCATCCGATATACCAGAGCGTGAACAGTGGACGGGATATTTGAAACTCGCAAATCATATGATTGTTGAACACGCAGATGGAACGCAAGAAGATATTGTATTTCAAAAATATCCACTTGATCTTCCAAAAGAGCCACAGTTTGAAAAAAGAGAGAATACAGTTATTTTAAAATTCTCAAAGTTTGAATTCTGTGAAGATACGGAGAAGTTCTTACAAGCACATCAAAAAGACATCGAACAATGTAAACGATTGATCATTGATTTACGTAAGAATATCGGTGGAAGTGAAGAAGGTTATCTACCATTGCTTGGATATATTGTAAAAAATGATGGATTTTTAAAGAATATCTATGGTAATCGTACAATTTGGACAAATTACTCTGAAACGAATTGCCAGCGTTCAATTGATAATCTACAACCATATCTTGAAAGTGAAGATGCAGCGGTTAAAGAATATGTACAATCTGCAATCACCTACTATGAACAGATGAAATCAGCAGGATGGATTAAAGGTGAACAAGAGTTATTTGCGGATGCGGAAACATGCATTACAAAAGTTGGTCCTGAAGATGTAGTCATTCTGATTGATACTTGGTGCGAAAATGAAGCAGAACAGTTCGTGCGTATCGCTAAGGAACAAGGACGTGCAAAATTAATTGGTATACCTACAATGGGTGATATTGATTATTTAAATCCAGTTAAAGTACGCTATGAAAACTATGAGTTTACATATCCAATCTCTAAGACAGATGCGGCTAAAAATGGAAGTGGTGTAAATGATAAAGGAATTGAGCCTAATCAATATATTCCATTTACAAGTTCAGAATTAATGGAAGATACATTTTTATAA
- a CDS encoding methyltransferase family protein → MKKNHLPILGVGPMYVIIIVGMTIISIILSATNIIPIITIKNLRWILILLGVLCVVTGITLWLKAVIFDRLDAHIIKNELVTTGAYAYVRNPVYSAFMLVCTGILFGYGNIVLLILPFFYWAFMTVLMKLTEEKWLEDLYGQEYISYCKSVNRCIPWKGKKL, encoded by the coding sequence ATGAAAAAGAATCATCTTCCAATTCTTGGGGTTGGACCAATGTATGTCATTATCATTGTTGGTATGACGATTATTAGTATCATTCTTTCTGCTACAAACATCATACCAATTATCACAATCAAAAATCTAAGATGGATATTGATTCTACTTGGTGTTTTGTGCGTAGTCACTGGAATCACACTATGGTTAAAGGCGGTTATATTTGATAGATTAGACGCGCATATCATCAAGAATGAGTTAGTTACTACAGGTGCGTATGCATATGTTAGAAATCCAGTCTATAGTGCATTTATGCTTGTTTGTACAGGTATCTTATTTGGGTATGGAAATATCGTGTTATTGATATTACCATTTTTCTACTGGGCTTTTATGACAGTGCTTATGAAGTTGACGGAAGAGAAATGGCTAGAAGATCTATATGGACAAGAATATATCAGCTACTGCAAGAGCGTAAATCGCTGTATTCCATGGAAAGGGAAAAAGTTATGA
- a CDS encoding class I SAM-dependent methyltransferase — protein MNSTDCFQGVEDTLYIPLYARIYASKNFSNYFYDVKALSLEKDLPLLSNMRDTPEYFNMASVCRQQTIDKKIVRFLEDNHACNVVFLGAGLETAYFRIGNKVANFYEVDLEHVIAVRERFLGHGENEILIGCDMFSLEWIKNMDTHLHTLIVLAGVFQYFTKDRITHFIHQIQSRIPKCEMVFDATNTTGLKYANKFVKSTGNVNAQMYFAIDDPYEFAKETNTKLIGVSGFFADSLKQCKGLKFISKLMMFVADKLKRTMVIHLRLNQ, from the coding sequence ATGAATAGTACAGACTGTTTTCAAGGAGTCGAAGATACATTGTATATTCCTTTGTATGCGAGAATTTATGCATCGAAAAATTTCTCAAATTATTTCTATGATGTAAAAGCACTATCGCTGGAAAAGGATTTGCCCCTACTGTCTAATATGCGGGATACACCAGAGTATTTCAATATGGCTAGTGTTTGTAGACAGCAAACAATTGATAAAAAGATTGTTAGATTTCTAGAGGATAACCATGCATGTAATGTTGTGTTTCTAGGTGCTGGTTTAGAAACAGCATACTTCCGCATCGGAAATAAAGTTGCGAACTTTTATGAAGTAGATTTAGAACATGTAATCGCAGTTAGGGAAAGATTTCTCGGTCATGGTGAAAATGAGATACTCATTGGTTGTGATATGTTTTCGCTAGAGTGGATAAAGAATATGGATACACATCTACACACATTGATTGTTTTAGCAGGCGTATTTCAATATTTTACAAAAGATAGAATCACTCATTTTATCCATCAAATTCAAAGTAGAATTCCAAAATGTGAGATGGTATTTGATGCGACGAATACTACTGGATTAAAGTATGCGAATAAATTTGTTAAAAGCACTGGTAATGTGAATGCACAGATGTATTTTGCGATAGATGATCCGTATGAATTCGCAAAAGAAACTAATACAAAACTAATTGGCGTAAGTGGTTTCTTTGCGGATTCACTGAAGCAATGCAAAGGCCTAAAATTCATATCTAAGCTTATGATGTTTGTCGCGGATAAATTAAAACGAACCATGGTAATTCACTTACGTTTAAATCAATAA
- a CDS encoding transposase, which yields MFLTVNKNGLDKKRGLSKSQLCIVVAIDCHKNTYAVICGHGKPSASRIFEALKNHIASGSTLVHDGERAHDKLIKELDLKDEFYKANKHDKEYLENMALINNMCSWLKRYIYRFIGMRMTNLQSYLNWFVYLFRVKGAVELWPKMDRILRHLILFNGTYKRNT from the coding sequence ATATTTCTAACAGTAAACAAAAATGGCCTAGACAAGAAGAGAGGATTATCTAAGAGCCAACTCTGTATCGTTGTGGCAATCGATTGTCACAAAAATACATACGCTGTTATTTGTGGTCATGGAAAGCCATCTGCTTCACGTATCTTTGAAGCACTAAAGAATCATATCGCTTCCGGATCAACACTAGTACATGATGGCGAAAGAGCACATGACAAGCTGATAAAAGAATTAGATTTGAAAGATGAATTCTATAAAGCCAATAAACACGACAAAGAATATCTAGAGAACATGGCATTGATAAACAATATGTGCTCGTGGTTAAAAAGGTATATCTATCGCTTCATTGGGATGAGAATGACTAATCTACAATCCTATTTAAATTGGTTTGTATATCTGTTTAGAGTAAAAGGTGCAGTAGAACTGTGGCCAAAGATGGATAGAATTTTACGACATTTGATATTATTCAACGGAACATATAAGAGAAATACTTGA
- a CDS encoding antibiotic biosynthesis monooxygenase produces MFTVRNIYYTGTNGNARQFASEMEYSGLKKKIREEEGNLRYEYFYPINDDETVLLIDSWKDQKSIDFHHASSMMVEIAKLRDKYDLHMRVERYVLDDTNENIDRKFIRE; encoded by the coding sequence TTGTTTACTGTTAGAAATATTTATTATACAGGTACAAATGGAAATGCTAGACAATTTGCAAGTGAGATGGAATATAGCGGACTCAAAAAGAAGATTCGTGAAGAAGAGGGAAACTTGAGATATGAATATTTCTATCCTATAAATGATGATGAAACAGTATTGTTAATTGATTCTTGGAAAGATCAGAAATCAATTGATTTTCATCATGCTTCGTCAATGATGGTAGAGATTGCAAAGCTGCGTGATAAATATGATTTACATATGCGTGTTGAAAGATATGTTTTGGATGATACAAACGAAAATATCGACCGCAAATTCATTAGAGAATAG
- a CDS encoding GNAT family N-acetyltransferase has translation MLEEITSLDRCEAFINEVCSDANYVDPHYLYDNNNLYRAFEKRDQHVYVYFEDGKINGIFVLLILPTEKYVEMMIGLSKSEHAYRELFKYLKKNYKGYRCDFVINPKNILLKNILTSKNAIFENEQQRMIARQASQKEYSLDIQLYSDKWKRSYVDMHVKETYWTAEKVLSALDRFRVFLAIDKEQLAGYLDVTYAYKQNEPYSLVVLPQYQNQGYEEALLSNAIGLNGTNTMMTLVDVNAKEEIRIYQEAGFETIEGQNSIFATITI, from the coding sequence ATGTTAGAAGAAATTACTTCTTTAGATAGATGTGAAGCATTCATCAATGAAGTATGTAGTGATGCAAACTATGTAGATCCTCATTATCTGTATGATAATAATAATCTGTATCGTGCTTTTGAAAAAAGAGACCAACATGTATATGTATATTTTGAAGATGGTAAAATCAATGGAATATTTGTATTACTGATTTTACCAACGGAAAAATATGTAGAAATGATGATTGGCTTATCTAAGTCAGAACATGCATACAGAGAATTGTTTAAATATCTGAAAAAGAATTATAAAGGTTATCGTTGTGACTTCGTCATAAATCCGAAAAATATCCTGTTAAAGAATATACTTACTTCAAAGAATGCAATCTTTGAAAATGAACAACAAAGAATGATTGCTAGACAAGCATCACAGAAAGAGTATTCGCTGGATATTCAACTATATAGCGATAAGTGGAAACGCTCCTACGTTGATATGCACGTAAAAGAAACCTATTGGACAGCAGAAAAGGTATTATCTGCACTGGATCGGTTCAGAGTATTCCTGGCAATTGATAAAGAACAGTTGGCTGGATATTTAGATGTGACATACGCATACAAACAAAATGAGCCATATAGCTTAGTTGTATTGCCACAGTATCAAAATCAAGGATACGAAGAAGCACTGCTATCAAACGCTATTGGGTTGAATGGCACAAATACAATGATGACTTTGGTGGATGTAAACGCAAAGGAAGAAATCAGAATTTATCAAGAGGCTGGTTTTGAGACTATCGAAGGACAGAATAGTATCTTTGCAACAATTACAATTTAA
- a CDS encoding CapA family protein: MLIRIEREQNLYYDFGNKQYGDKMKKKSTFVFTGDIGFDKYMDRKWEDKHLITDGVLRFLHSSDHVVANVEGALIDLPPQDDTSGVKQLIHAMNPNAIKVLNHMHADVWNLCNNHILDAGEEGVAQTIKLAKENHVQTVGAGMNIEEAARSLVFDEAGGIGLFSVGYRRGCKPADVNRAGCLLWNDMERIQKNIDEIKKICRWCVIVCHGGEEFTSLPSSYTRDRYHKFLEMGADIVVAHHPHVPMNYETVNDKVIFYSLGNFIFDTDYQRAQYNTEHGILVKINFTEKKFTWDACGIRINRDLEHVRTAKLPDIFTDVQEEEYKKLEALAAKMMVSAYKRQLIYLNPKEYQNVSEEKWKENFMNPKRSGRVEGEALDFQIIYPLAKTADDGEWEKSKLKKVIKYIQKQI; encoded by the coding sequence TTGTTAATACGAATTGAAAGAGAACAGAACTTATACTATGATTTTGGTAACAAGCAATATGGTGATAAGATGAAAAAAAAGAGTACATTTGTATTTACCGGTGATATCGGTTTTGATAAATATATGGATCGAAAATGGGAAGACAAACATCTGATTACAGATGGTGTTTTACGCTTTTTGCATAGTAGTGACCATGTTGTGGCAAATGTAGAAGGAGCACTCATTGATTTACCTCCACAAGATGATACTTCTGGTGTAAAACAGCTGATTCACGCAATGAATCCGAATGCTATCAAGGTTTTGAATCACATGCATGCAGATGTGTGGAATTTGTGTAATAATCATATTCTTGATGCTGGTGAAGAAGGTGTAGCACAAACAATTAAACTTGCAAAAGAGAATCATGTTCAAACAGTTGGGGCAGGGATGAACATTGAGGAAGCTGCTAGATCGCTAGTATTTGATGAAGCAGGTGGAATCGGTTTGTTTAGTGTTGGTTATCGTAGAGGTTGTAAACCGGCGGATGTAAATCGTGCTGGATGTCTTCTTTGGAATGATATGGAACGCATCCAGAAAAATATTGATGAAATCAAAAAGATATGTCGTTGGTGCGTGATTGTTTGCCATGGTGGTGAGGAGTTTACATCGCTACCATCTTCCTATACAAGAGATCGTTATCATAAATTTTTAGAGATGGGTGCGGATATTGTAGTAGCACATCATCCTCACGTTCCAATGAACTATGAAACAGTAAATGATAAAGTTATTTTCTATTCCCTAGGAAATTTTATTTTTGATACAGATTATCAACGTGCACAATACAATACAGAGCATGGTATCTTGGTTAAAATTAACTTCACTGAAAAGAAGTTTACTTGGGATGCTTGTGGTATTCGCATCAATCGTGATCTAGAACATGTACGTACTGCAAAATTGCCTGATATTTTTACGGATGTCCAGGAAGAAGAGTATAAAAAATTAGAAGCACTTGCGGCGAAGATGATGGTGTCTGCGTATAAGAGACAATTAATCTACTTAAATCCAAAGGAATATCAAAACGTAAGTGAAGAAAAATGGAAAGAAAATTTCATGAATCCAAAACGTAGTGGTCGTGTGGAAGGAGAAGCACTTGACTTCCAAATCATCTATCCACTTGCCAAAACTGCTGATGATGGTGAATGGGAAAAGAGTAAACTAAAAAAAGTTATCAAATATATCCAAAAACAAATATAG
- a CDS encoding tetratricopeptide repeat protein, with translation MSFFEKHRDECEGKSQEEIQGLLNQFMQEYSYQIFNQAPLTENTAKTADDWYDLACEAKSRRKAIKYCENALELKPDYLDAELMIADITTCSDFEHLERLEKVCKHGEELMKKEGLLPDSIGAFWGILETRPYMRALCSKLQALIEMGMMKKAIDVAEEMLTLCESDNMGIRFQLVSLYAYFEDAMNANRILEKYPGHATSMLMPLSLLYFKLGDLELSKKYLNTLMEINKDFKEFLKYTNSYTVQSFYDDAIRQGYRPNSMGEIIMCLMDSTFLFERADAYFE, from the coding sequence TTGAGTTTTTTTGAAAAACATCGTGATGAATGTGAAGGAAAAAGTCAAGAAGAGATTCAGGGATTACTCAACCAGTTTATGCAAGAATATAGTTATCAGATATTTAACCAAGCACCACTTACTGAGAATACAGCAAAAACTGCTGATGATTGGTATGATTTAGCATGTGAGGCAAAATCTAGACGCAAGGCGATTAAATATTGCGAGAATGCTTTAGAACTTAAACCTGATTATTTGGATGCTGAATTAATGATTGCGGACATAACTACATGTAGTGATTTTGAACACCTAGAGCGACTGGAAAAAGTTTGCAAGCATGGTGAAGAGTTAATGAAAAAAGAAGGTCTTCTTCCGGATAGTATTGGAGCATTCTGGGGAATTCTTGAAACGAGACCATACATGAGAGCGCTATGTTCTAAACTTCAGGCCTTAATAGAAATGGGCATGATGAAGAAGGCTATTGACGTGGCTGAAGAAATGTTAACGCTATGCGAAAGTGATAATATGGGTATTCGCTTTCAATTAGTAAGTTTATATGCGTACTTTGAAGACGCAATGAATGCAAATCGAATTTTGGAAAAGTATCCAGGTCATGCAACGTCAATGTTAATGCCGCTTTCACTGTTATATTTTAAATTGGGTGATTTGGAGCTTTCGAAGAAATATCTAAATACACTCATGGAAATAAACAAAGACTTCAAAGAGTTCTTGAAGTATACAAATAGTTATACAGTACAAAGTTTTTATGATGATGCAATAAGACAGGGTTATAGACCGAATTCAATGGGTGAAATTATTATGTGCTTGATGGATTCTACTTTCCTGTTTGAGCGTGCGGATGCTTATTTCGAATAG